Proteins encoded in a region of the Vicia villosa cultivar HV-30 ecotype Madison, WI linkage group LG5, Vvil1.0, whole genome shotgun sequence genome:
- the LOC131605212 gene encoding probable BOI-related E3 ubiquitin-protein ligase 3 has product MAMLPYSDANHNFSSCGFTELHQPQYQQHQHQRPRYAHASNTLNSPTIVTLLKKQEHETNQFLRNQADQMKFMLQHQRELQEGAIRRMEIYSQQILKTKDEEIAKGAKKYQELENNLKILENEKMKLERMAKENGTIAIYLHNKLEEGKKRVRMLVENNDAESCCGENQEARAEKRVKHESNNIMCCLMCKTNSPGVLFLPCRHISSCKACEASLQACLICGVAKKGVIEIQSFV; this is encoded by the exons atGGCTATGCTACCATACTCTGACGCTAATCACAATTTTTCTTCATGTGGATTTACTGAGTTACATCAACCACAatatcaacaacatcaacatcaaagGCCGAGATATGCTCATGCTTCAAACACCTTAAACTCTCCTACCATTGTTACTCTATTGAAGAAGCAAGAGCATGAGACAAACCAGTTTCTCAGAAATCAG GCTGATCAAATGAAATTCATGTTACAACATCAAAGGGAGCTACAAGAGGGGGCAATTAGACGCATGGAAATTTATTCGCAGCAAATTCTAAAAACAAAGGACGAAGAAATCGCCAAAGGTGCAAAAAAATATCAAGAGTTGGAAAATAACCTAAAGATCCTAGAGAATGAAAAAATGAAGTTGGAGAGAATGGCTAAAGAAAATGGAACAATCGCAATATATCTCCATAACAAGTTGGAAGAGGGGAAAAAAAGAGTGAGGATGTTGGTAGAAAATAATGATGCAGAATCGTGTTGTGGTGAAAACCAAGAAGCAAGAGCAGAAAAGCGTGTGAAACATGAAAGTAACAATATAATGTGTTGTCTTATGTGTAAGACAAACTCTCCTGGTGTCTTGTTTTTGCCATGTAGACATATTTCTTCATGCAAAGCATGTGAGGCTTCACTCCAAGCTTGTCTCATATGTGGAGTAGCAAAGAAGGGTGTTATTGAAATTCAGAGTTTTGTTTGA